From a region of the Rhipicephalus microplus isolate Deutch F79 chromosome X, USDA_Rmic, whole genome shotgun sequence genome:
- the LOC142776936 gene encoding E3 ubiquitin-protein ligase MARCHF2-like, whose product MPNDYKNNPDEDSSRTSLPSASSEEESRHVPSSLPSSSQCPEGRSALHGQHFSNVTESSTSTAIVEPPTSSLNGGDGGVARPKDDKAPSLSTLESVSDLEGHPVDHTTSPDTPTSSSEERSSDNECRICLEGHQETQPLLSLCRCSGTMGFMHARCLEHWLNYQNVDVCEFCSERFPVVVLPLSVLRFFDYLSQSDGGLWPALLCDLLVFALMIMFTATCVSWIVQSLVSNEHQWNISSWVSAVFMLYYAIVGLTCMHIGVFNKLRDWYHRFLAWQLAHPVRRIVPAPSVE is encoded by the exons ATGCCCAATGACTACAAGAATAATCCGGATGAGGACTCAAGCAGAACTTCCCTGCCATCAG CGTCCAGTGAAGAGGAGAGCCGCCACGTGCCGTCGTCTTTGCCTTCCTCTTCGCAGTGCCCCGAGGGTCGTAGTGCTCTCCATGGCCAGCACTTCAGTAATGTCACCGAGTCTTCAACATCAACTGCGATAGTCGAGCCACCTACCTCAAGCCTAAATGGCGGAGACGGTGGCGTTGCACGGCCCAAGGACGATAAAGCGCCTTCACTGTCAACCCTTGAATCAGTAAGCGATTTAGAGGGTCACCCCGTGGATCACACCACCTCACCCGATACGCCCACTAGCAGCTCCGAGGAGAGAAGCAGCGATAACGAGTGCCGGATCTGTCTTGAAGGCCACCAAGAAACACAACCGCTTTTGTCACTTTGCCGCTGCTCTGGCACCATGGGCTTCATGCATGCGCGTTGCCTCGAGCATTGGCTTAACTATCAAAACGTGGACGTCTGCGAATTTTGCAGTGAGCGCTTCCCTGTGGTGGTCCTACCTCTCAGCGTGCTTAGATTCTTTGACTATCTTTCTCAGAGTGATGGAGGGCTGTGGCCAGCGCTGCTGTGCGACCTTTTAGTCTTTGCCTTGATGATAATGTTCACGGCAACTTGTGTCAGTTGGATTGTGCAGTCATTGGTGTCTAATGAGCATCAGTGGAACATTTCATCTTGGGTTAGTGCTGTCTTCATGCTGTATTACGCCATTGTAGGCTTAACCTGCATGCACATTGGTGTGTTCAACAAGCTGCGTGATTGGTATCACAGGTTTCTAGCGTGGCAGCTAGCGCATCCGGTGCGCCGGATCGTGCCGGCGCCTTCCGTGGAGTAG